A single window of Zea mays cultivar B73 chromosome 10, Zm-B73-REFERENCE-NAM-5.0, whole genome shotgun sequence DNA harbors:
- the LOC103642791 gene encoding uncharacterized protein, producing MASRRFFVYDPYEYEYTTAPHYLYEPYYQPQSVPTRSRRARGIFAGAGAESAAAEARRAPRERETHTSFSIPVHGSDSDSEPERERKAAGSRARPMAPPAMSAEKAAARMQAAARGLLARKSVRAVRQVEREAEQVRAKIACEEESPLAEPSARVAVWEALMRMLLRLDTVRGARDYRRRVTKRVLALQDAVDALETKPAPATVSVAEETPEAAAVEVAEESAVVAPKLPDAVQEKEAVDEPEGSEAEGELEMLAEEHEHTSPVATTSDDQEPPRKEPACPLETTTAAAAGAASDGVDARKLMQMVAALCEQSAQQCALIGTLVERVDALERNVRVRLMEDAGSAGGGPRS from the coding sequence ATGGCGTCCCGCCGGTTCTTCGTCTACGACCCCTACGAGTACGAGTACACCACAGCCCCGCACTACCTCTACGAGCCATACTATCAGCCCCAGTCCGTGCCCACCCGCAGCCGCAGAGCCAGGGGCATCTTTGCGGGCGCGGGCGCCGAGTCGGCGGCCGCGGAAGCGAGACGCGCGCCCAGGGAAAGGGAGACGCACACGTCGTTCTCGATCCCAGTCCACGGGTCCGACTCGGATTCCGAGCCGGAGAGGGAGCGAAAGGCGGCGGGGTCTCGCGCGAGACCGATGGCGCCGCCGGCGATGTCGGCGGAGAAGGCCGCGGCGAGGATGCAGGCGGCGGCGCGCGGGCTCCTGGCAAGGAAGTCGGTGCGGGCGGTGCGCCAGGTGGAGCGGGAGGCGGAGCAAGTCCGGGCGAAGATTGCGTGCGAGGAGGAGTCCCCGCTGGCGGAACCCAGCGCGCGCGTCGCCGTCTGGGAGGCGCTGATGAGGATGCTGCTGCGTCTCGACACGGTGCGCGGCGCGCGGGATTACCGGAGGCGGGTCACCAAGCGGGTCCTCGCGCTGCAGGACGCCGTCGACGCGCTCGAGACCAAGCCGGCGCCGGCAACCGTGTCTGTGGCGGAGGAGACACCCGAGGCGGCGGCCGTCGAGGTGGCGGAGGAGAGCGCGGTCGTAGCGCCGAAGCTGCCAGACGCTGTACAGGAAAAGGAAGCGGTGGACGAGCCAGAGGGTTCGGAGGCAGAGGGCGAGTTGGAGATGTTGGCTGAGGAACACGAACACACCTCACCCGTGGCAACCACGTCCGACGACCAGGAGCCACCGCGCAAGGAACCAGCGTGCCCGTTGGAGACAACGACggctgcagctgccggcgccgccTCCGACGGCGTGGACGCGAGGAAGCTGATGCAGATGGTGGCGGCGTTGTGCGAGCAGAGCGCGCAGCAGTGCGCGCTGATCGGCACGCTGGTCGAGCGTGTGGACGCGCTGGAGCGTAACGTGCGGGTGCGGCTGATGGAAGACGCCGGGAGCGCCGGCGGCGGGCCAAGAAGCTGA